In Chroogloeocystis siderophila 5.2 s.c.1, the DNA window TTTCTTTGCCAATAACGCGGTAACTTGGACACGTTGACAAACAAAATCCACAATGAACGCACGTATCAATTAACTTCGGATCGGGCGGATGTTGCGCGTCAAAGCCAGTTATTTGACTTAAACTAGCAGGTATTGCATCTTTTGAAGAATCTGAAGTTTGCATTATATTCTTGTTTCCTCAAAAATTAATTCCAAATTTCTGCAAAATCTAAAATAAATTCTGGTAATATTGCTCCTTCTAAAAGTGTTTGCGGAGATGTTATTGTTTCTCCGTCTTGATTTTGT includes these proteins:
- a CDS encoding Uma2 family endonuclease — protein: MALCWLIDPQNQQVEIYKQNQDGETITSPQTLLEGAILPEFILDFAEIWN